Below is a window of Vibrio gazogenes DNA.
CATCGACTAACTGCTGCGACAACAATGCCTGCGAGAGTGTCGCCCCGGCTTCAACCCAAAGATGATTGATTTGGTGCTTGTCAGCTAATTGGCATAGCAGAGCACGGAGGTCGAGTTTTCCTGTTGAGTCAAGAGCGACACAAATATCTGCGTCATCCTGCCCCACGGTCAATACCGCCCCGTCACCATCATACAGTTTCAGCCCGGCATGTAAGCGGTGATGCTGATCTAAAATGATGCGTACCGGTTGACGAAGTTCAGCCAATGGATACCTCTGACCAACCGATTCAGGGAGCGCTTGATGCCGAACCGTCAGGGCCGCATCATCTGCAATCACCGTTTGGCTGGTTGACAAAATTGCACTGGCTTTGGCCCGAAACTTTTGTACATCGGCCCGGGCTTCCACAGACGTGATCCATTGACTGACACCGTTTGCTAAAGCCGTCTGCCCGTCAAGGCTAGCTGCCATTTTCAACTGAACCCATGGCATTCCGGTTTTCATGCGTTTGAGGAAAGCAGGATTGAGTGCGTTTGCATCGGCTTCCAGTAATCCAGTCAGGACTTCAATGCCTGCTGCTTGCAGCATTGCAATCCCTCGGCCGGCCACTTGTGGATTTGGATCTTGCATCGCACAAATGACTTTAACCACACCCGCCTGAATCAAGCCTTCAGCACAAGGAGGCGTTCGACCATAATG
It encodes the following:
- the ribD gene encoding bifunctional diaminohydroxyphosphoribosylaminopyrimidine deaminase/5-amino-6-(5-phosphoribosylamino)uracil reductase RibD, which produces MSVFSAFDYQMMSKAIALAKRGVYTTTPNPNVGCVLAKAGQIVGEGYHVQAGGPHAEVHALRQAGAQAKGATAYVTLEPCSHYGRTPPCAEGLIQAGVVKVICAMQDPNPQVAGRGIAMLQAAGIEVLTGLLEADANALNPAFLKRMKTGMPWVQLKMAASLDGQTALANGVSQWITSVEARADVQKFRAKASAILSTSQTVIADDAALTVRHQALPESVGQRYPLAELRQPVRIILDQHHRLHAGLKLYDGDGAVLTVGQDDADICVALDSTGKLDLRALLCQLADKHQINHLWVEAGATLSQALLSQQLVDEIILYLAPKLMGSDGRGLFGQFGFESMQDVFQLDIADVVRVGPDIRMTVIPQYHSPNVQI